The following proteins come from a genomic window of Novosphingobium sp. P6W:
- a CDS encoding N-formylglutamate amidohydrolase yields the protein MTGRTANGLLGPEDPAPVGLFNAEGTSPFLLIGDHAGSALPSVLGDLGLETNEMERHIAVDIGVFGLGHALAEKLDASFVHQTYSRLVIDCNRDPGRADAVPEMSDGTLIRGNERLADDARAARIDAIHRAYHARIAAIIDAREAAGRETVLVSLHSFTPTMDGMSRPWHVGILHGAGRTDFAHALLQELRREDNLSVGDNVPYAMDDTDYTVPLHAFARGLRYAEIEVRQDLLADDDVRQLWAVRFKRTFLDALALVAA from the coding sequence ATGACCGGGCGCACGGCGAATGGGCTACTGGGTCCGGAGGATCCGGCGCCGGTTGGTCTGTTCAACGCAGAAGGAACCTCCCCGTTCCTGCTGATCGGCGACCATGCCGGCTCCGCCCTCCCCAGCGTGCTGGGTGACCTTGGCCTGGAGACGAACGAGATGGAGCGGCATATCGCCGTCGACATCGGCGTGTTCGGCCTTGGCCACGCGCTTGCCGAAAAGCTCGATGCGTCATTCGTGCACCAGACGTATTCGCGCCTCGTCATCGACTGCAATCGCGATCCGGGCCGCGCCGATGCCGTCCCGGAGATGTCGGACGGAACCCTGATCCGCGGGAACGAACGGCTGGCAGATGATGCGCGGGCTGCCCGGATCGACGCCATCCACCGTGCCTATCATGCGCGGATCGCGGCGATAATCGATGCGCGTGAAGCGGCGGGCCGCGAAACCGTCCTTGTGTCACTGCACAGCTTCACGCCTACCATGGACGGTATGTCGCGCCCTTGGCATGTGGGCATTCTGCACGGTGCGGGCAGGACGGATTTTGCGCATGCCCTGCTGCAGGAACTACGCCGCGAAGACAATCTGAGCGTTGGCGACAACGTCCCTTATGCCATGGACGACACAGACTACACGGTGCCGCTGCACGCATTCGCGCGCGGCTTGCGCTATGCGGAAATCGAAGTGCGGCAAGATCTTCTTGCCGATGATGATGTACGCCAACTCTGGGCAGTACGTTTCAAACGGACGTTCCTGGATGCGCTTGCACTGGTGGCAGCCTGA
- a CDS encoding transglutaminase family protein, with protein MPLLTIHHVTAYRYKQPVSLGEHRIMMRPREAFDQRLLSARLSIDPQPGELRWVHDVLGNSVAIASFERRASQLVVSSEVTLEHAPIAQKQVDVEAYARLFPFTYSSEDMPDLLRSIERQHLDLGRVVDNWARAFVSNDGNTGTIALLTQIATSIQRDFTYVPRHEKGTQTPIETLKKRQGTCRDFAVLMIEAVRALGFAARFVSGYVYNPSRSEGVVGGGNTHAWVRIFLPGSGWVEFDPTNGIIGNRGLIRVAVARDPYQALPLSGTWYGLPASFLGMDVTVDVRRADPAQFPLTDHGAINSRSLGVSGK; from the coding sequence ATGCCTTTGCTGACGATCCATCATGTAACGGCTTATCGCTACAAGCAGCCGGTGTCCCTTGGTGAGCATCGCATCATGATGCGCCCGCGAGAAGCCTTTGACCAGCGCTTGCTGTCTGCCCGTCTCAGCATCGACCCGCAGCCCGGCGAACTGCGGTGGGTGCATGACGTTCTCGGCAATTCGGTGGCCATCGCCTCGTTCGAGCGCCGCGCTTCGCAATTGGTCGTCAGTAGCGAAGTGACGCTGGAACACGCGCCGATTGCACAGAAGCAGGTGGACGTCGAAGCCTATGCCCGGCTTTTCCCGTTCACCTATTCGTCGGAAGACATGCCTGACCTGCTGCGGTCGATCGAGCGGCAGCATCTGGACTTGGGCAGAGTGGTCGACAACTGGGCGCGCGCTTTCGTCAGCAATGACGGCAACACCGGCACGATTGCCCTGCTGACCCAGATCGCGACCAGCATCCAGCGCGATTTCACATATGTCCCGCGCCACGAAAAAGGCACGCAGACGCCGATCGAGACCCTGAAGAAGCGGCAGGGCACTTGCCGCGACTTTGCCGTGCTAATGATCGAGGCGGTGCGCGCACTGGGCTTCGCGGCGCGTTTTGTCTCGGGCTACGTTTACAATCCGTCCCGGTCCGAAGGTGTGGTGGGCGGCGGCAATACCCATGCCTGGGTGCGGATATTCCTGCCCGGCTCGGGCTGGGTCGAATTCGACCCGACCAACGGGATCATCGGCAATCGCGGCCTCATCCGCGTTGCCGTCGCGCGCGATCCATATCAGGCGCTGCCGCTTTCGGGCACCTGGTACGGGTTGCCCGCCAGCTTTCTGGGGATGGACGTGACCGTCGACGTGCGCCGCGCCGACCCCGCCCAGTTCCCGCTTACCGATCATGGTGCCATCAACAGCCGATCCCTCGGCGTTTCAGGAAAGTAA
- a CDS encoding diguanylate cyclase domain-containing protein: MPIGLLAAAVALAGTLGLYRATSASNHISLNRQTRIARLALASSADQMAYEQQGLAAWKQLSDQLAKPRIDKHWLDTEVGQWSSDMFRHDMTFILDPTGRPIYAFVAGHPADVRSFAAVEPDLLPIINAVRRTAGTVRSEELPKGSEPKLRTTALTRSSTIFESGGATLNGRPAAASVMVIAVNARDEAQTRPLMISVRYLDGSYLQELSSWNLLEGLRFSQHATSNQGEAMIPFDDRLGKRAGFFLWKPQLPGTRILRMVGPAAAVLLLLLLGALAWLMLSLWRSGRQLSAVVVDLQASEAQAQHLAFHDVLTGLPNRALFQDRLDQALARARRGEICAILALDLDRFKQVNDTLGHAAGDTLIREFAVRLSQTVRTMDTVARIGGDEFSVLVCDAGRREDVEQLCERIAATVREPFSLMGSEVFVGVSIGVVLAPDAGLDRGDLIRKADIALYRAKSDGRDRYQIFAASMDETVKLRGEIEEDLRRAIANGRELEVHYQP; the protein is encoded by the coding sequence TTGCCTATCGGGCTCCTCGCAGCGGCCGTTGCCTTGGCCGGCACCCTGGGTCTCTACCGTGCGACAAGCGCCAGCAACCACATTTCGTTGAACCGCCAAACGCGGATCGCCCGCCTCGCGCTTGCCAGCAGCGCGGATCAAATGGCCTATGAGCAACAAGGGCTGGCCGCCTGGAAGCAGCTTTCCGACCAACTGGCCAAGCCGCGTATCGACAAGCACTGGCTGGATACCGAAGTCGGTCAATGGTCGAGCGACATGTTCCGGCACGACATGACCTTCATCCTCGACCCCACGGGCCGCCCGATCTACGCTTTTGTCGCGGGGCATCCGGCCGACGTGCGCAGTTTCGCCGCCGTGGAACCCGATCTCCTGCCGATCATCAACGCGGTGCGCCGCACGGCGGGAACCGTCCGCAGCGAAGAACTGCCGAAGGGCTCTGAACCGAAGCTGCGCACCACCGCGCTGACGCGTTCCAGCACCATATTTGAAAGCGGCGGAGCAACCCTGAACGGCCGCCCCGCAGCGGCGAGCGTCATGGTCATCGCGGTCAATGCCAGAGACGAAGCCCAAACGCGTCCATTGATGATCAGCGTGCGCTATCTTGATGGTAGCTACCTGCAAGAACTGTCCTCATGGAACCTGCTGGAAGGGCTGAGATTTTCGCAGCATGCCACTTCAAATCAGGGCGAGGCGATGATCCCGTTCGATGACAGGCTTGGCAAGCGGGCCGGCTTCTTCCTGTGGAAGCCGCAACTGCCGGGAACCCGGATCCTGCGCATGGTTGGCCCTGCTGCCGCCGTGCTTCTGCTTCTCCTTTTAGGCGCGCTGGCATGGCTGATGCTTTCGCTGTGGCGCTCGGGCAGGCAACTCTCCGCTGTGGTCGTCGACCTGCAGGCCAGCGAAGCGCAGGCACAGCATCTCGCCTTCCATGACGTCCTCACCGGCCTGCCCAACCGCGCCCTGTTCCAGGACCGGCTGGACCAAGCCCTGGCCCGCGCGCGCCGTGGGGAAATCTGCGCGATTCTGGCGCTCGATCTGGACCGCTTCAAGCAGGTCAACGATACCCTCGGACATGCCGCCGGCGACACGTTGATCCGCGAATTCGCGGTTCGGCTCAGCCAGACGGTCCGCACGATGGATACGGTCGCTCGCATCGGCGGCGACGAATTCTCGGTGCTGGTCTGCGATGCCGGCCGGCGCGAAGATGTCGAGCAGCTTTGTGAGCGGATCGCCGCCACGGTGCGTGAACCTTTTTCCCTCATGGGCAGCGAAGTGTTCGTCGGGGTCAGCATCGGCGTCGTGCTGGCGCCGGATGCCGGGCTTGATCGCGGCGACCTGATCCGCAAAGCCGACATCGCCCTCTACCGCGCGAAAAGCGACGGACGGGACCGCTACCAGATCTTCGCGGCCTCCATGGACGAAACCGTGAAACTGCGCGGCGAAATCGAGGAAGATTTGAGGCGTGCGATCGCGAACGGTCGCGAACTGGAAGTGCATTATCAACCGTAG
- a CDS encoding bifunctional diguanylate cyclase/phosphodiesterase codes for MDAESGQIMGLEALLRWKHPVRGLILPDQFIPIAEETGLIVPLGDWVLAEACRVAAQWPDLFIAVNLSAVQFRSAGLARRIIDTAQAAGCEPVQIELEITESVLLHDDQAAADVLRTLRSAGFRIALDDFGTGYSSLSYLRHFKVDKIKIDRSFTKNLGQDHEAAAIVTSVVTLGHAMGLTVTAEGVESHHQMQLLTAAGCNELQGYLFAQALPETAIADVLSGRAGLRDVA; via the coding sequence GTGGATGCAGAAAGCGGGCAGATCATGGGGTTGGAAGCCCTGCTGCGCTGGAAACATCCCGTCCGGGGACTGATCCTGCCCGACCAGTTCATTCCCATCGCCGAAGAAACCGGCCTGATCGTACCCCTTGGAGACTGGGTGCTGGCCGAAGCCTGCCGGGTCGCCGCACAATGGCCAGACCTGTTTATCGCGGTGAACCTGTCTGCGGTGCAGTTCCGCTCGGCCGGGCTGGCCCGCAGGATCATCGACACCGCTCAGGCCGCCGGGTGCGAGCCGGTGCAGATCGAGCTGGAAATTACCGAAAGCGTTCTGCTCCACGACGACCAGGCCGCGGCGGATGTTTTGCGCACCTTGCGCAGTGCGGGTTTCCGCATCGCCCTGGACGATTTCGGAACCGGCTATTCGAGCCTGAGCTACCTGCGGCATTTCAAGGTCGACAAGATCAAGATCGACCGCTCCTTCACCAAGAACCTCGGCCAGGACCACGAAGCGGCAGCGATCGTTACATCAGTGGTTACGCTGGGCCACGCGATGGGGCTGACGGTCACGGCGGAAGGCGTGGAAAGTCACCACCAGATGCAACTGCTGACGGCGGCAGGATGCAACGAACTTCAGGGCTACCTGTTCGCTCAGGCACTTCCCGAAACGGCCATCGCAGATGTCCTCTCCGGCAGAGCGGGGCTCAGGGACGTGGCATAA
- a CDS encoding transglutaminase family protein has translation MLIRCGYDIRFESDTKTAMMAMLSLHPSRHQDLQTPQRLFADPDIPLYHFEDGFGNVATRLAIPPGGVTLSSDFVIEDSGEPDARAPDGPQTPVEDLPDAVMPFLLGSRYCETDRLMDVAWSNFGNLASARDRVDAIVTFVHNHIEFGYHYARPDKTAWNGYQEKQGVCRDFAHLAITLCRCMNIPARYCTGYLGDIGVPPVDAPMDFSAWFDVYIDGEWYTHDARHNKPRIGRILMARGRDATDVALTTAFGPANLVRFEVITDEVDSID, from the coding sequence ATGCTGATCCGCTGCGGATACGACATTCGATTTGAAAGCGACACGAAGACCGCGATGATGGCGATGCTCAGCCTTCATCCCTCGCGCCATCAGGACTTGCAGACACCGCAGCGCCTGTTCGCCGACCCGGACATCCCGCTTTACCATTTCGAGGATGGCTTCGGAAACGTCGCCACGCGGCTGGCCATTCCGCCCGGCGGGGTGACCCTGTCGTCCGATTTCGTGATCGAGGACAGCGGTGAACCCGATGCCCGCGCACCCGACGGACCGCAAACGCCTGTCGAAGATCTCCCGGATGCGGTCATGCCGTTCCTGCTGGGAAGCCGGTACTGCGAGACGGATCGCCTGATGGACGTGGCCTGGAGCAATTTCGGCAATCTGGCCTCGGCCCGCGACCGGGTGGATGCCATCGTCACCTTCGTACACAACCACATCGAGTTCGGCTATCACTACGCCCGGCCGGACAAGACCGCCTGGAACGGCTATCAGGAAAAGCAGGGCGTGTGCCGCGATTTTGCGCACCTCGCCATCACCCTGTGCCGCTGCATGAACATTCCTGCGCGTTACTGCACCGGATACCTGGGCGATATCGGCGTGCCGCCGGTCGATGCGCCGATGGATTTCAGCGCCTGGTTCGATGTTTATATCGATGGCGAGTGGTATACCCATGATGCACGCCACAATAAGCCGCGCATTGGCCGAATTCTGATGGCGCGTGGGCGCGATGCTACCGATGTCGCCTTGACGACGGCCTTTGGTCCGGCGAACCTCGTACGCTTCGAAGTGATTACGGATGAGGTCGACTCCATTGACTGA
- a CDS encoding M3 family metallopeptidase: protein MRSTPLTDALANVLLRPWDGPLGAPPFAAVRPEDFMPAFETAIAWHRQELAAISAQTEPPTFDNTIAALERCGEALGRVRRVFWTLSSAHGTPAIRAIEAQVSALLSGHSTAISHDPALAQRVAAVHAARHEAELDEQQVRLVETSHAGFLRGGAGLTPEQKHRFAEIDARLSALSVQFGQNVLAATSDWVMDLGVDDLAGLPAGLCDAAKARAGAKGMSGRYHITLDRTDYESFLSFSERRDLRETLWRAFTDRCDGGPHDNWPVIAETLALRQERAAMLGYADHARYALEDSMAHTPDAAADMLAQLWEPGKRRAAEEAAELQALIDAEDGGFTLAPWDWRFYAEKVRRSRYALDGAAVAQHLRLDAVRQAAFDTAARLYGLSFTHRPDIPGYQADVWAWEVRDAAQAPVGLLFTDYLARPEKHGGAWMGSLRVQETMDGQVLPVVYLVANFAAAPPPDIASTRLSIDEARTLFHEFGHALHGLLSRVTYPSQSGTAVARDFVEFPSKFMENWIVSREVLSGFGVPDGLITAIRNAEAYGQGFATVELIGCSLVDLAMHRAAGAADDPRTFVETELQSLGMPQEIGLRHRFPYFTHIFDGGYASAYYSYAWSEALDADAFEAFVASGDIFDAALADRFRTEILEVGDTRDPMDSFKAFLGRAPDAGALMRARHLVGA, encoded by the coding sequence ATGAGGTCGACTCCATTGACTGATGCGCTCGCCAATGTGCTGCTGCGCCCCTGGGACGGACCGCTCGGCGCGCCGCCCTTCGCGGCCGTGCGCCCCGAGGACTTCATGCCCGCCTTCGAAACCGCGATAGCATGGCATCGGCAGGAACTGGCGGCCATTTCCGCGCAGACCGAACCCCCGACGTTCGACAATACGATCGCCGCGCTCGAACGATGCGGCGAAGCGCTGGGGCGGGTGAGGCGCGTGTTCTGGACGCTGTCGTCCGCACACGGCACGCCCGCGATCCGTGCGATCGAAGCGCAGGTTTCGGCGCTGCTCAGCGGCCATTCGACCGCTATCAGTCATGATCCTGCTCTCGCACAGCGCGTTGCCGCCGTCCATGCCGCTCGCCATGAAGCGGAGCTCGACGAGCAGCAGGTTCGCCTGGTCGAAACCAGTCACGCGGGCTTCCTGCGCGGCGGTGCGGGCCTTACGCCGGAACAGAAGCACAGGTTCGCCGAGATCGATGCGCGGCTCTCCGCTCTGTCTGTCCAGTTCGGTCAGAATGTTCTGGCGGCGACGTCCGACTGGGTGATGGATCTGGGCGTGGACGATCTGGCCGGGCTTCCTGCAGGGCTCTGCGACGCAGCGAAAGCGCGCGCGGGGGCGAAGGGGATGTCCGGTCGCTATCATATAACGCTGGACCGGACGGATTACGAAAGCTTCCTGAGCTTTTCGGAGCGGCGGGACCTGCGCGAAACCCTGTGGCGGGCCTTCACCGACCGCTGCGACGGCGGGCCGCATGACAACTGGCCGGTCATCGCCGAAACACTGGCGCTGCGGCAGGAACGCGCAGCCATGTTGGGTTATGCGGACCATGCCCGGTATGCGCTGGAAGACAGCATGGCGCACACCCCCGATGCCGCCGCTGATATGCTCGCCCAGTTGTGGGAGCCGGGCAAGCGCCGCGCTGCCGAGGAGGCGGCCGAACTGCAGGCCCTGATCGATGCCGAGGATGGCGGTTTCACGCTCGCTCCGTGGGACTGGCGTTTCTACGCCGAGAAAGTCCGCCGTTCGCGCTACGCCCTCGACGGCGCCGCGGTGGCGCAGCATCTGCGGCTGGATGCTGTCCGGCAGGCCGCGTTCGATACTGCCGCCCGCCTTTACGGCCTGTCCTTCACGCATCGGCCCGACATTCCCGGCTATCAGGCCGATGTCTGGGCATGGGAAGTGCGCGATGCCGCGCAAGCGCCCGTTGGCCTGCTCTTCACCGATTATCTCGCTCGTCCCGAGAAGCACGGCGGGGCATGGATGGGCAGCCTGCGCGTGCAGGAGACTATGGACGGGCAGGTGCTCCCGGTCGTCTACTTGGTCGCCAATTTCGCCGCCGCGCCGCCGCCGGATATTGCCTCCACCCGCCTGTCGATCGACGAGGCCCGGACGCTGTTCCATGAATTTGGCCATGCCCTGCACGGGCTGCTTTCACGCGTGACCTATCCCAGCCAGTCGGGCACGGCGGTAGCGCGGGACTTCGTCGAATTTCCCAGCAAATTCATGGAAAACTGGATCGTCAGCCGCGAGGTTTTGTCCGGGTTCGGCGTGCCCGATGGGCTGATCACTGCCATCCGCAACGCAGAAGCCTATGGTCAGGGTTTCGCGACGGTGGAACTGATCGGCTGCTCGCTGGTCGACCTTGCCATGCACCGTGCGGCTGGGGCCGCCGACGATCCCCGGACTTTCGTGGAAACAGAATTGCAATCGCTTGGGATGCCGCAGGAAATCGGTCTGCGTCACCGCTTCCCCTACTTCACCCATATTTTCGACGGCGGTTACGCCAGCGCATACTACAGCTATGCCTGGTCCGAAGCGCTGGACGCGGATGCATTCGAAGCGTTCGTCGCATCGGGCGATATCTTCGATGCGGCGCTTGCAGACCGTTTCCGCACCGAAATCCTTGAAGTGGGAGATACCCGCGACCCGATGGATTCGTTCAAGGCATTTCTCGGCCGTGCGCCCGATGCGGGTGCGTTGATGCGGGCAAGGCACCTTGTAGGCGCCTGA
- a CDS encoding membrane-bound PQQ-dependent dehydrogenase, glucose/quinate/shikimate family has product MDASRPNRSAWPLPPLILGAVIALIGVILTIGGAWLATLGGSAYYLLAGVGMIVSGVLLFRRRIIGGWLYCAIFILTVIWALAEVGANNWALVPRVIAPLVLLIAVLLVMPTLSVRRGRWKLGLGASGSVLALTAVTALIFAQMADTPPAFDLPGLGAEMADPSLAAAGDDWPAYGGSDSARRFSPLGQITAANVKDLKRAWLVHTGDMPSSPKVAKTYGGENTPLKVGNMLYVCTPKNIVLALDPASGKQLWRFDPKVSDDAIPYTAACRGVSYYAVPNAPGDQPCATRLIFGTLDARMFAIDARTGARCTAFGANGEVDTKIGMGNTPPGYVSINSPPTIVRGVVVTGHQVLDGQDRWAPSGVIRGYDAVTGKLRWAWDMMHPEWNGYPPTGQIWERGTPNMWTIASGDEQLGLVYLPMGNAAADYYSSLRRPLEKEFATSLVALDVTTGKPRWKFQAVRNDVWDYDFGAQASLVDYRGTPALVLPSKQGDMYVLDRRTGKPLTPIGELKAPGGGVEPEQRAKTQRVSLWHTLRKPTLTERDMWGMSPIDQMVCRIQFRKASYKGFFTPPESDRRSIEYPGYNGGTDWGGVAIDPRRGVIVANYNDMPNYVRLVPRAEANKKGWAPRDQARGNIGGAEGAGDPQAHTPYAIDVNAGWRLPFTGMLCKQPPYGGIRAIDMKSGRTIWDRPLGTARTNGPFGIPSMLPFNIGTPNNGGSVVTAGGVIFVAAATDNLIRAIDLKTGKTLWSDVLPAGGQATPMTYSANGKQYLVIVPGGHHFMETPIGDEVIAYALP; this is encoded by the coding sequence ATGGATGCTTCCCGCCCGAACCGTAGTGCGTGGCCGCTTCCGCCGTTGATCCTTGGTGCCGTGATCGCCCTGATCGGCGTTATCCTGACCATAGGCGGGGCTTGGCTGGCGACTCTTGGCGGCTCGGCCTATTACCTGCTTGCGGGTGTGGGCATGATCGTATCCGGCGTTCTGCTGTTTCGGCGCCGAATTATCGGCGGATGGCTCTATTGCGCGATTTTCATCCTGACCGTCATCTGGGCCCTTGCCGAAGTGGGCGCCAACAACTGGGCACTGGTGCCGCGCGTGATCGCGCCGCTGGTGCTTCTCATCGCCGTGCTGCTGGTGATGCCAACGCTTTCGGTTCGGCGCGGACGATGGAAGCTGGGGCTGGGAGCGAGCGGCAGCGTCCTTGCGCTCACGGCGGTGACCGCACTGATCTTCGCACAGATGGCCGACACACCGCCCGCCTTCGACCTTCCCGGTCTGGGTGCGGAAATGGCCGATCCTTCGCTGGCGGCAGCCGGCGACGACTGGCCTGCCTATGGCGGCTCCGACAGCGCGCGGCGCTTTTCCCCGCTCGGGCAGATCACGGCGGCCAACGTTAAGGACCTCAAGCGGGCATGGCTGGTCCATACCGGCGACATGCCCTCCTCGCCCAAGGTCGCCAAGACCTACGGGGGTGAAAACACCCCGCTCAAGGTCGGCAACATGCTTTATGTCTGCACACCCAAGAACATCGTGCTGGCTCTCGATCCCGCGAGCGGCAAACAGCTCTGGCGCTTCGACCCCAAGGTTTCGGACGACGCCATCCCTTACACCGCCGCCTGCCGAGGCGTGAGCTATTACGCTGTGCCGAACGCACCGGGCGACCAGCCCTGCGCCACTCGCCTGATCTTCGGCACGCTGGACGCGCGCATGTTCGCCATCGACGCCCGCACCGGCGCACGGTGCACCGCGTTCGGCGCCAATGGCGAAGTCGATACCAAGATCGGCATGGGCAATACGCCTCCAGGTTATGTCTCGATCAATTCACCCCCCACCATCGTGCGCGGCGTAGTGGTCACCGGGCATCAGGTGCTCGACGGGCAGGATCGCTGGGCACCGTCGGGCGTGATCCGCGGCTACGATGCGGTCACCGGCAAGCTGCGCTGGGCCTGGGACATGATGCACCCGGAATGGAACGGCTACCCGCCGACGGGCCAGATCTGGGAGCGCGGCACCCCGAACATGTGGACCATCGCCAGCGGCGACGAGCAGCTCGGCCTCGTCTACCTGCCCATGGGCAATGCGGCGGCGGACTATTATTCCAGCCTGCGCCGCCCGCTTGAAAAGGAATTCGCCACTTCGCTGGTCGCGCTGGACGTCACCACGGGCAAACCGCGCTGGAAGTTCCAGGCCGTGCGCAACGATGTGTGGGACTATGATTTCGGCGCTCAGGCCAGCCTGGTCGACTATCGCGGTACGCCGGCGCTGGTTCTGCCGTCGAAGCAGGGCGACATGTATGTCCTCGACCGCAGGACAGGCAAGCCGCTGACTCCGATCGGCGAGCTGAAGGCACCCGGCGGCGGCGTGGAGCCGGAGCAACGCGCAAAGACGCAGCGCGTGTCTTTGTGGCATACCCTGCGCAAGCCCACCCTGACCGAGCGTGACATGTGGGGCATGTCACCGATCGACCAGATGGTCTGCCGCATCCAGTTCAGGAAGGCGAGCTACAAGGGCTTCTTCACTCCGCCCGAAAGCGACCGCCGCTCTATCGAATATCCGGGCTATAACGGCGGCACCGACTGGGGCGGCGTGGCGATAGACCCGCGCCGGGGCGTAATCGTCGCCAACTACAACGACATGCCCAACTACGTACGCCTCGTCCCCCGTGCGGAAGCCAACAAGAAGGGCTGGGCGCCCCGCGATCAGGCGCGCGGAAACATCGGCGGGGCCGAAGGTGCGGGCGATCCGCAGGCGCACACGCCCTACGCAATCGACGTCAACGCCGGTTGGCGCCTGCCCTTCACCGGAATGCTGTGCAAGCAGCCGCCCTATGGCGGTATCCGCGCCATAGACATGAAAAGCGGCCGCACGATCTGGGACCGCCCGCTCGGCACCGCGCGCACCAACGGGCCCTTCGGCATTCCCTCGATGCTGCCGTTCAACATCGGCACCCCCAACAACGGCGGCTCGGTAGTGACGGCAGGTGGGGTGATCTTCGTTGCGGCCGCCACCGACAATCTGATCCGTGCAATAGACCTCAAGACCGGAAAGACCCTGTGGAGCGACGTTTTGCCGGCCGGGGGACAGGCCACGCCGATGACCTATTCGGCTAACGGCAAGCAGTACCTCGTCATCGTGCCGGGCGGGCACCACTTCATGGAAACGCCCATCGGCGACGAAGTGATCGCTTACGCTCTGCCTTGA